The following are from one region of the Bacillus methanolicus MGA3 genome:
- the tenA gene encoding thiaminase II, protein MKYTQMLYEKVSDIWRQTHQHPFVIGLGKGDLPVESFIRYMKQDYVYLIDFAKLFALGSVKATNIETMAFFSKLLHETLHGEMELHRQYAERFGITKEQLEDTRPTPINLAYTRYMLNVAQNGSLAELVSTLLPCMWSYWEIGKMLAESYPGSTEHPLYGDWIRMYSSDEFGSLTTWLIDLLDRLVEGKSDQELKMIEDHFLTTSRFEYMFWDMVYQGGDWPV, encoded by the coding sequence ATGAAGTACACGCAAATGCTTTACGAAAAAGTAAGTGATATATGGAGGCAAACCCATCAGCATCCTTTCGTCATCGGACTAGGCAAAGGTGATTTGCCTGTCGAATCCTTTATCCGTTATATGAAACAGGATTATGTGTATTTAATAGACTTTGCCAAGCTTTTTGCATTAGGCTCTGTTAAAGCAACAAACATCGAGACGATGGCCTTTTTTTCAAAACTCCTGCATGAAACACTGCACGGAGAGATGGAATTGCATCGCCAATACGCTGAAAGGTTTGGAATTACCAAAGAACAGCTAGAAGACACAAGACCAACTCCTATTAACTTAGCATATACACGTTACATGCTAAACGTTGCTCAAAATGGGTCACTGGCAGAACTTGTTTCTACGCTGCTCCCATGTATGTGGAGCTACTGGGAAATTGGCAAGATGCTGGCTGAGAGCTATCCAGGCTCAACTGAGCACCCATTGTATGGCGATTGGATTAGGATGTATTCCTCCGACGAATTCGGCTCATTAACAACCTGGCTCATTGACTTATTAGACCGATTAGTTGAAGGGAAATCGGATCAGGAGCTGAAAATGATCGAAGACCATTTCCTAACGACCTCCCGTTTTGAATATATGTTTTGGGATATGGTCTATCAGGGAGGGGATTGGCCTGTTTAA
- a CDS encoding ABC transporter ATP-binding protein — MLSIKDLSYSYQNEGETKTIFQGISMDVKKGEFVSVIGASGSGKSTLFKLIAGLLEPNEGQIWIDGQPSGTRLGKVGFMPQKDLLLPWKTVIENVVLPLEIAKENKQSKMQEIKEWLSRFGLAEYENAYPHELSGGMKQRVAFLRTIMTGKDLLLLDEPFGALDSLTKRNLHTWLLELWGDLKKTVLFITHDLEEAILLSDRIYLLPGAGTQKVQEVRVDLARPRKTEHIYQPEFIALRKELEWLIRDEK, encoded by the coding sequence ATGTTATCTATAAAAGACCTCTCGTATTCTTATCAAAACGAGGGGGAGACGAAAACAATTTTTCAAGGCATTTCAATGGATGTAAAAAAAGGGGAGTTCGTTTCGGTAATTGGAGCGAGCGGGTCAGGGAAAAGTACGCTTTTTAAATTGATTGCCGGTTTGCTCGAGCCTAACGAAGGACAAATATGGATAGACGGTCAGCCTTCTGGAACAAGATTAGGGAAGGTCGGTTTTATGCCTCAAAAGGATCTCCTTTTACCCTGGAAAACAGTAATAGAAAATGTTGTGCTTCCATTGGAAATTGCTAAAGAAAATAAGCAAAGTAAAATGCAGGAAATAAAGGAATGGTTGTCCCGTTTTGGTTTAGCTGAATATGAGAATGCATACCCGCATGAACTCTCGGGAGGAATGAAGCAACGGGTTGCTTTCTTAAGAACCATCATGACGGGCAAAGATCTTTTATTATTAGATGAGCCGTTTGGTGCCTTGGATTCCCTGACAAAACGCAATTTGCACACTTGGTTATTAGAATTGTGGGGAGATTTAAAAAAAACGGTGCTGTTTATCACCCACGATCTTGAAGAGGCCATTTTGTTAAGCGACCGGATCTATCTGTTGCCAGGTGCAGGTACGCAGAAGGTTCAAGAAGTGAGGGTCGATCTTGCAAGGCCGAGAAAAACAGAACATATTTATCAACCCGAGTTTATTGCATTGAGAAAAGAATTGGAGTGGCTGATTCGAGATGAAAAGTAG
- a CDS encoding ABC transporter permease, translating to MKSSWKKWMEDYGLFLLVVVLLISLWEWIVRKGFIPSFILPSPTAIGQSLMDNRQLLLEVHLPATLWEVLIGFCLSVFGGTLLGVGMHFSRALEKVLYPFLVISQTVPLIVISPIFIMWFGYSIWSKIAVTILTAFFPIVVSTYDGLKSGGAEYRELLLTMGANRWDIFKKIQVPMALPSFMSGLKMSVVYCVVGATIGEWLGASEGLGYFSRRMSGNLQADAVFAAIFLLSLLGIVLFLFIGLIEKQLLKNIIR from the coding sequence ATGAAAAGTAGCTGGAAAAAGTGGATGGAAGACTATGGCCTGTTTTTATTGGTTGTCGTCTTATTAATAAGCTTGTGGGAATGGATCGTTCGAAAAGGTTTTATTCCATCCTTTATTTTGCCTTCTCCAACGGCTATCGGCCAATCCTTAATGGATAACAGGCAGCTATTATTGGAAGTGCATTTACCTGCAACCCTTTGGGAGGTATTAATAGGATTTTGCCTCTCCGTTTTTGGGGGAACTTTATTAGGCGTTGGCATGCATTTTTCTCGGGCGTTGGAAAAGGTTCTCTACCCCTTTCTCGTTATATCACAAACGGTTCCGCTGATTGTGATTTCTCCCATTTTTATCATGTGGTTTGGCTATTCCATTTGGAGCAAAATTGCGGTCACCATTTTAACGGCGTTTTTCCCGATTGTGGTTAGTACATATGATGGACTTAAATCAGGGGGAGCTGAATACCGTGAATTACTCCTAACGATGGGTGCAAATCGCTGGGATATCTTTAAGAAAATTCAAGTACCGATGGCATTGCCGTCTTTTATGTCAGGACTGAAGATGTCTGTTGTTTATTGTGTTGTCGGAGCTACAATCGGGGAATGGCTCGGTGCAAGCGAAGGGTTAGGATACTTTAGCCGGCGAATGTCTGGTAATTTGCAGGCGGATGCTGTATTTGCTGCCATATTTCTGCTTTCTCTACTAGGCATTGTGCTATTTTTATTCATTGGTCTTATAGAAAAGCAGTTATTGAAAAATATAATTCGGTAA
- a CDS encoding ABC transporter substrate-binding protein translates to MKKMISILACLLIVLLSACSAGNNNSEVSSDKNSNLQKVSLMLDWYPNAVHSFLFAAKEKGYFKEQGLDVDIKMPADTNDPLKLVAANQIDMAISYQPEVVIARGENIPVQSFAAIVRHPLNQLMAPADGPIQSPKDLAGKTVGYPTIPLDEAIIHTMVKSDGGNPQKVKMVDVGWDLIPAIATHKTDAIIGGYINHEKILLEKEGHPIKAFNPTEYGVPDYYELVLVASEKAIKENPKLYKKFMAAASKGQKYVQDHPKEGLSILMKHQEKTSPLDKDVETKSLQILLPLMDAKDHSFGYQDEATWEKVAQWLYDNKVVKTKVNAKDAFINL, encoded by the coding sequence ATGAAAAAAATGATCTCTATTTTGGCTTGTCTTCTAATCGTCTTATTGAGTGCTTGCAGTGCAGGCAATAACAATAGTGAAGTCTCTTCAGATAAAAACTCAAACCTTCAGAAGGTAAGTTTAATGCTGGACTGGTATCCAAATGCAGTCCACTCCTTCCTTTTTGCCGCTAAGGAAAAGGGCTATTTTAAAGAACAAGGCTTAGATGTGGATATTAAAATGCCTGCGGATACAAATGATCCACTAAAATTGGTTGCTGCTAACCAGATTGACATGGCTATTAGCTATCAACCGGAGGTAGTCATTGCCCGAGGGGAAAATATTCCGGTTCAATCCTTTGCAGCTATCGTTCGACATCCGTTAAATCAATTAATGGCTCCTGCTGATGGTCCTATTCAATCACCAAAGGATTTAGCGGGAAAAACGGTTGGATATCCAACAATCCCATTAGATGAAGCAATCATCCACACGATGGTGAAATCAGATGGCGGGAACCCGCAGAAAGTTAAAATGGTCGATGTTGGGTGGGATTTAATCCCGGCCATTGCAACGCATAAAACAGATGCGATCATCGGCGGCTATATAAACCATGAGAAAATTTTGCTTGAAAAAGAGGGCCATCCTATTAAGGCGTTTAATCCAACTGAGTATGGGGTGCCGGATTATTATGAATTAGTATTGGTAGCCAGTGAAAAAGCCATCAAAGAAAATCCAAAATTATATAAAAAGTTTATGGCAGCGGCTTCTAAGGGTCAAAAATATGTTCAAGATCATCCTAAAGAAGGCTTGTCTATTTTAATGAAGCATCAAGAAAAAACCTCCCCATTAGATAAAGACGTTGAAACAAAGAGCTTACAAATCCTGCTGCCGCTTATGGATGCAAAAGATCATTCATTCGGTTATCAGGATGAAGCTACATGGGAAAAGGTGGCACAGTGGTTATACGACAATAAAGTAGTAAAAACCAAAGTAAACGCTAAGGATGCTTTTATAAACCTTTAA
- the thiM gene encoding hydroxyethylthiazole kinase has translation MIRTIERVRTMNPLIHNITNVVVTNFTANGLLALGASPVMAYAHEEVADMAKIASALVLNMGTLDDKVVESIIIAGKSANENNVPVVFDPVGAGATPYRTESARRILQEVKVDVLRGNAAEIANVIGKEWSIKGVDSGEGKGDIVALAQQAAKELDCIVVITGKKDVITNGEKTYIVENGHPILTKVTGTGCLLSSVIGAFLAASEDPLYASAEALAFYGVAAELAAAKTAEQGPGSFQIEFLNQLANVSNEILEQREKIQQLV, from the coding sequence ATGATAAGAACAATTGAAAGAGTTCGTACCATGAATCCGTTGATCCATAATATCACGAATGTCGTTGTGACAAATTTTACGGCGAATGGATTATTAGCTTTGGGTGCTTCCCCAGTGATGGCGTATGCGCATGAGGAAGTGGCCGATATGGCGAAAATAGCCAGTGCACTTGTATTGAATATGGGTACACTTGATGATAAAGTCGTAGAATCTATTATCATTGCTGGTAAATCAGCGAATGAAAACAATGTACCTGTTGTATTTGATCCAGTTGGGGCAGGTGCTACACCTTACCGTACAGAATCAGCACGAAGAATTTTGCAGGAGGTTAAGGTAGATGTTCTGCGAGGAAATGCTGCAGAAATAGCAAACGTGATCGGTAAAGAATGGTCGATCAAAGGAGTAGACTCCGGAGAAGGCAAGGGTGACATTGTTGCACTCGCTCAACAAGCTGCCAAGGAGCTTGATTGCATCGTTGTAATTACAGGAAAAAAAGATGTTATTACAAACGGAGAGAAAACGTATATTGTTGAAAATGGCCACCCTATATTAACAAAAGTGACGGGTACGGGCTGTTTGCTTAGTTCGGTTATCGGTGCTTTCCTTGCAGCATCAGAAGACCCTCTATATGCGTCGGCTGAAGCTTTAGCTTTTTATGGTGTAGCTGCAGAGCTGGCAGCAGCTAAAACAGCTGAACAAGGTCCTGGCAGTTTCCAAATCGAATTTCTAAATCAATTGGCTAATGTTTCGAATGAAATATTGGAGCAACGGGAGAAGATTCAGCAGCTAGTATAA
- the ltrA gene encoding group II intron reverse transcriptase/maturase — MLMELILSRENLLTALKRVEQNKGSHGVDGMPAKDLRRHLYENWDSIRQSLREGTYKPLPVRRVEIPKPNGGVRLLGIPTVTDRFIQQAIAQVLTRIFDPTFSEHSYGFRPSRRGHDAVRKAKGYIKEGYRWVVDIDLEKFFDKVNHDKLMGILAKTIEDRILLKLIRRYLQSGVMINGVVMETDMGTPQGGPLSPLLSNIMLHELDKELEKRGHKFVRYADDCNIYVKTKKAGIRVMNSITNFIEKELKLKVNKEKSAVDRPWKRKFLGFSFTPNKTPKIRMAKESVKRFKNKIREITSRSKPYRMEERIEKLNMYLMGWCGYFALADTPSKFKEFDEWIRRRLRMCLWKEWKTPKTRIRKLRALGVPSHKAIEWGNTRKKYWRIACSPILHKTLDNSYWSQQGLRSLFERYHFLRHT; from the coding sequence ATGTTGATGGAACTGATTTTGTCACGGGAAAATCTCCTAACGGCATTAAAACGAGTTGAACAGAATAAAGGAAGTCACGGAGTAGATGGCATGCCCGCAAAAGACCTACGGAGACACCTCTATGAAAACTGGGACTCCATTCGACAGTCGTTAAGAGAGGGAACCTACAAACCCTTACCCGTTCGTCGAGTCGAAATCCCGAAACCGAACGGCGGAGTAAGACTTCTAGGTATCCCCACCGTGACTGATCGTTTCATTCAACAAGCGATCGCCCAAGTGTTAACGAGAATCTTCGATCCGACCTTCTCTGAACATAGCTACGGCTTTCGCCCAAGCCGCAGAGGACATGACGCGGTCAGGAAAGCAAAGGGCTATATCAAAGAAGGATATCGCTGGGTGGTCGATATAGACTTAGAGAAATTCTTTGACAAGGTGAACCACGACAAACTGATGGGGATCTTGGCGAAAACGATCGAAGATCGGATTTTACTTAAGTTAATCCGCCGGTATCTTCAATCAGGCGTGATGATAAATGGAGTGGTAATGGAAACAGACATGGGAACGCCACAAGGTGGACCGCTTAGTCCACTATTATCAAACATCATGCTTCACGAGTTGGACAAGGAACTTGAGAAACGTGGACATAAATTTGTACGGTACGCGGATGACTGTAATATCTACGTGAAAACAAAGAAAGCAGGAATTCGTGTCATGAACTCCATTACTAACTTTATCGAGAAGGAATTAAAGCTCAAGGTAAATAAAGAGAAATCGGCGGTAGACCGTCCTTGGAAACGGAAGTTTCTCGGTTTTAGCTTTACACCAAACAAAACACCCAAGATACGGATGGCGAAAGAAAGTGTGAAACGATTCAAGAACAAGATCCGTGAAATCACATCCAGATCCAAACCGTATCGAATGGAGGAAAGAATTGAGAAACTGAACATGTACCTAATGGGATGGTGTGGATATTTTGCCTTGGCAGATACACCAAGCAAGTTCAAAGAATTTGATGAATGGATAAGACGAAGACTTCGAATGTGTTTATGGAAAGAGTGGAAAACGCCGAAAACAAGAATTCGGAAACTTAGAGCATTAGGTGTTCCAAGTCATAAAGCAATCGAGTGGGGCAATACACGCAAGAAATACTGGCGGATTGCCTGCAGTCCCATTCTACACAAAACCCTCGATAACTCCTACTGGAGTCAACAAGGGTTAAGAAGTCTATTCGAGAGATATCATTTTCTACGTCATACTTAA